A window from Zingiber officinale cultivar Zhangliang chromosome 7A, Zo_v1.1, whole genome shotgun sequence encodes these proteins:
- the LOC122002022 gene encoding uncharacterized protein LOC122002022 isoform X1, whose amino-acid sequence MIRFQSPDVIVLDNGRKPILKASMEEYDAEDVHGFPNCSPLEPKLLRVKHSSGSGYQSPNRDRPFFHISSSEAPHSNAFNGASPDDVLFQWGHRKRSRWLRAEGRASVASAERGDDSPIHSRQVLKLHRRSSAATAGAGALPPPCGPCATSTRRSCVPGRGSTASLVTRSVQERSEGRARPEERRSPEKPPKTSPASACSEAADASMNPDPVPPSDPKPTERISLDHFEWPRIHLSLSRKEKEDDFMAMKGTKLPQRPKKRAKNIDRTLQFCYPGMWLSDLTAARYEVREKKCKMKQKKKRRGLKGMQSMVDSDSE is encoded by the exons ATGATAAG ATTTCAGAGCCCAGACGTTATCGTCCTCGACAATGGTAGAAAACCCATCTTGAAAGCCTCCATGGAAGAGTACGACGCCGAGGACGTCCACGGATTCCCAAACTGCTCCCCTTTGGAACCCAAATTGTTGAGGGTGAAACACAGCTCCGGATCGGGCTACCAGTCCCCCAACCGCGATCGCCCCTTCTTCCACATCTCCTCCTCTGAAGCACCCCACTCCAACGCCTTCAACGGAGCGAGCCCTGACGACGTCCTCTTCCAGTGGGGGCACAGGAAGCGGTCACGATGGCTGAGAGCCGAAGGCCGAGCGTCGGTCGCATCGGCGGAACGCGGCGACGATTCGCCGATCCACTCGAGACAGGTTCTCAAGCTCCATCGGCGGTCCTCAGCGGCCACAGCCGGAGCCGGGGCCTTGCCTCCGCCCTGCGGGCCGTGTGCCACCAGCACGCGGCGGTCGTGCGTGCCCGGCCGTGGTTCCACGGCGTCTCTCGTCACTAG GAGCGTCCAAGAGCGATCGGAGGGCCGAGCGCGTCCTGAGGAGCGCCGCTCGCCGGAGAAGCCCCCGAAAACCTCGCCCGCTTCTGCCTGCAGCGAGGCCGCCGATGCGTCGATGAATCCAGACCCCGTGCCCCCGTCCGATCCGAAGCCGACGGAGAGAATCAGTCTGGATCATTTCGAGTGGCCCAGGATCCATCTCTCCCTTTCGAGAAAGGAGAAAGAGGATGATTTCATGGCGATGAAGGGCACCAAGCTCCCCCAGCGGCCCAAGAAGAGGGCCAAGAACATTGACAGGACGCTGCAG TTCTGTTATCCAGGGATGTGGCTGTCGGATTTGACGGCGGCGAGGTATGAAGTGAGAGAGAAGAAATGCAAGATGAAG CAGAAGAAGAAGCGAAGGGGCTTGAAGGGGATGCAGAGTATGGTGGATTCAGATTCCGAGTGA
- the LOC122002022 gene encoding uncharacterized protein LOC122002022 isoform X2: MIRFQSPDVIVLDNGRKPILKASMEEYDAEDVHGFPNCSPLEPKLLRVKHSSGSGYQSPNRDRPFFHISSSEAPHSNAFNGASPDDVLFQWGHRKRSRWLRAEGRASVASAERGDDSPIHSRQVLKLHRRSSAATAGAGALPPPCGPCATSTRRSCVPGRGSTASLVTRSVQERSEGRARPEERRSPEKPPKTSPASACSEAADASMNPDPVPPSDPKPTERISLDHFEWPRIHLSLSRKEKEDDFMAMKGTKLPQRPKKRAKNIDRTLQFCYPGMWLSDLTAARYEVREKKCKMKKKKRRGLKGMQSMVDSDSE, from the exons ATGATAAG ATTTCAGAGCCCAGACGTTATCGTCCTCGACAATGGTAGAAAACCCATCTTGAAAGCCTCCATGGAAGAGTACGACGCCGAGGACGTCCACGGATTCCCAAACTGCTCCCCTTTGGAACCCAAATTGTTGAGGGTGAAACACAGCTCCGGATCGGGCTACCAGTCCCCCAACCGCGATCGCCCCTTCTTCCACATCTCCTCCTCTGAAGCACCCCACTCCAACGCCTTCAACGGAGCGAGCCCTGACGACGTCCTCTTCCAGTGGGGGCACAGGAAGCGGTCACGATGGCTGAGAGCCGAAGGCCGAGCGTCGGTCGCATCGGCGGAACGCGGCGACGATTCGCCGATCCACTCGAGACAGGTTCTCAAGCTCCATCGGCGGTCCTCAGCGGCCACAGCCGGAGCCGGGGCCTTGCCTCCGCCCTGCGGGCCGTGTGCCACCAGCACGCGGCGGTCGTGCGTGCCCGGCCGTGGTTCCACGGCGTCTCTCGTCACTAG GAGCGTCCAAGAGCGATCGGAGGGCCGAGCGCGTCCTGAGGAGCGCCGCTCGCCGGAGAAGCCCCCGAAAACCTCGCCCGCTTCTGCCTGCAGCGAGGCCGCCGATGCGTCGATGAATCCAGACCCCGTGCCCCCGTCCGATCCGAAGCCGACGGAGAGAATCAGTCTGGATCATTTCGAGTGGCCCAGGATCCATCTCTCCCTTTCGAGAAAGGAGAAAGAGGATGATTTCATGGCGATGAAGGGCACCAAGCTCCCCCAGCGGCCCAAGAAGAGGGCCAAGAACATTGACAGGACGCTGCAG TTCTGTTATCCAGGGATGTGGCTGTCGGATTTGACGGCGGCGAGGTATGAAGTGAGAGAGAAGAAATGCAAGATGAAG AAGAAGAAGCGAAGGGGCTTGAAGGGGATGCAGAGTATGGTGGATTCAGATTCCGAGTGA
- the LOC122002022 gene encoding uncharacterized protein LOC122002022 isoform X3, with protein MEEYDAEDVHGFPNCSPLEPKLLRVKHSSGSGYQSPNRDRPFFHISSSEAPHSNAFNGASPDDVLFQWGHRKRSRWLRAEGRASVASAERGDDSPIHSRQVLKLHRRSSAATAGAGALPPPCGPCATSTRRSCVPGRGSTASLVTRSVQERSEGRARPEERRSPEKPPKTSPASACSEAADASMNPDPVPPSDPKPTERISLDHFEWPRIHLSLSRKEKEDDFMAMKGTKLPQRPKKRAKNIDRTLQFCYPGMWLSDLTAARYEVREKKCKMKQKKKRRGLKGMQSMVDSDSE; from the exons ATGGAAGAGTACGACGCCGAGGACGTCCACGGATTCCCAAACTGCTCCCCTTTGGAACCCAAATTGTTGAGGGTGAAACACAGCTCCGGATCGGGCTACCAGTCCCCCAACCGCGATCGCCCCTTCTTCCACATCTCCTCCTCTGAAGCACCCCACTCCAACGCCTTCAACGGAGCGAGCCCTGACGACGTCCTCTTCCAGTGGGGGCACAGGAAGCGGTCACGATGGCTGAGAGCCGAAGGCCGAGCGTCGGTCGCATCGGCGGAACGCGGCGACGATTCGCCGATCCACTCGAGACAGGTTCTCAAGCTCCATCGGCGGTCCTCAGCGGCCACAGCCGGAGCCGGGGCCTTGCCTCCGCCCTGCGGGCCGTGTGCCACCAGCACGCGGCGGTCGTGCGTGCCCGGCCGTGGTTCCACGGCGTCTCTCGTCACTAG GAGCGTCCAAGAGCGATCGGAGGGCCGAGCGCGTCCTGAGGAGCGCCGCTCGCCGGAGAAGCCCCCGAAAACCTCGCCCGCTTCTGCCTGCAGCGAGGCCGCCGATGCGTCGATGAATCCAGACCCCGTGCCCCCGTCCGATCCGAAGCCGACGGAGAGAATCAGTCTGGATCATTTCGAGTGGCCCAGGATCCATCTCTCCCTTTCGAGAAAGGAGAAAGAGGATGATTTCATGGCGATGAAGGGCACCAAGCTCCCCCAGCGGCCCAAGAAGAGGGCCAAGAACATTGACAGGACGCTGCAG TTCTGTTATCCAGGGATGTGGCTGTCGGATTTGACGGCGGCGAGGTATGAAGTGAGAGAGAAGAAATGCAAGATGAAG CAGAAGAAGAAGCGAAGGGGCTTGAAGGGGATGCAGAGTATGGTGGATTCAGATTCCGAGTGA
- the LOC122002021 gene encoding probable beta-1,4-xylosyltransferase IRX9L, with the protein MASIRRNITALQRGGDLHYGDEILDSSFSDKLSHSDFTYVSGRSLLKRLLTSLSSRIPDRFTSLLLRPTSRLVDRSKAKGLRWKKLFFRIALFFSVGLFIGFAPFFAVDISEDLSQRRQDFSFPEDHANAESHKNINTARKEAAEELDKVKLLIVITPTYVRPLQVYHLNRLAHTLGNVSPPLLWLVVEKFQRSDETARILRGSRIIYRHLVCKRNATNQRDACLNTALSHIEEHHLDGIVHFADENVIYSIHLFDQMRQIRRFGTWPVAVVTAAQKQLVLEGPVCNGSQVVGWHKNRGKLTRRSHSFTAGFAFNSTLLWEPNRWVRINPAPKRKHGLIEEDSEEIAFVEELFEDKAQMQGLANNCSSIMAWRLEIEAPRVLHPKG; encoded by the exons ATGGCATCTATCAGAAGAAATATAACCGCGTTGCAGCGGGGTGGAGATTTGCACTACGGTGATGAAATTTTAGATTCCAGCTTCTCCGACAAACTGTCTCATTCTGACTTTACATATGTGAGCGGGAGAAGTTTGTTGAAGAGGCTTCTGACTTCATTGTCGAGTAGGATTCCTGATAGATTTACTAGCCTCCTGCTGCGACCAACGTCTCGGCTTGTGGATAGGTCGAAAGCGAAGGGTCTGCGTTGGAAGAAACTCTTCTTCCGCATTGCCCTTTTTTTCTCAGTAGGCTTGTTCATTGGTTTCGCCCCATTCTTTGCCGTGGATATTTCCGAGGATTTATCTCAGAGACGTCAAGATTTCTCCTTTCCAGAAGATCATGCAAATGCAGAGTCGCACAAGAACATTAACACGGCGCGAAAGGAGGCGGCTGAAGAATTGGATAAAGTCAAGCTTTTGATTGTTATCACTCCAACTTATGTTCGGCCATTGCAAGTCTATCATCTGAATCGTCTTGCCCACACATTAGGCAATGTTTCTCCTCCTCTGCTCTGGTTAGTCGTGGAGAAGTTCCAAAGGTCTGATGAAACAGCGAGGATCTTGAGGGGGTCTAGGATCATATACAGACATCTCGTGTGCAAGCGTAATGCGACCAATCAAAGAGATGCTTGTCTGAATACAGCTCTTTCTCACATCGAAGAACACCATCTCGATGGAATAGTGCACTTTGCCGATGAGAATGTAATATATTCAATCCATCTCTTTGATCAAATGAGGCAAATCAG GCGATTCGGTACATGGCCTGTTGCAGTTGTCACTGCTGCTCAGAAGCAGTTAGTGTTGGAAGGTCCGGTTTGCAACGGCAGCCAAGTTGTTGGATGGCATAAAAACAGAGGGAAACTAACCAGAAGGTCTCATTCTTTTACAGCGGGATTTGCATTTAACAGTACCTTACTATGGGAACCTAACAGATGGGTCCGTATCAACCCTGCGCCAAAACGAAAACATGGATTGATAGAGGAGGATTCTGAG GAGATTGCTTTTGTTGAAGAACTCTTTGAAGACAAAGCCCAAATGCAAGGGCTAGCAAATAATTGCTCTTCGATTATGGCCTGGCGCCTTGAGATAGAAGCTCCACGGGTTCTTCATCCCAAGGGCTG A